Within the Deltaproteobacteria bacterium genome, the region GGCATACGGCGAACCTGCAATTGATCGCGATTTTCACTGCATCGATTATTTTATTATGATGAAAGTGTCGGACCTTGAAGCCTCTTTCCGACGTCGATATGTCGACAAAGACAAAGAAGGATAGCTGATTTGGGCTCGCATGTGGATTCGCGGAAATCTCTTTTGGAAAAACTGGCGATGGCGCCTCGCGGTGGCAAAATCGCCGCGATGATCCTGTCTTACATGGCCCAGGCCTCACTAGGTAAAACCTTGATCCGCGACCCACACGATCGACTGAGATTTTATGTCGATAATGTTTCGAAGTGGTGCTCCAGAGCGCTGGCAACCTGGAATTTCGAAATCGAGGCGATTGGCTTAGATAAGCTCGATATGAAGAATAAAAACTACCTCTTCGTTTCTAACCATATGAGCTATCTCGATGTTTTAATTTTCAGCTCCAAAGTGCCCAGCGTGTTTGTTACCAGCGTAGACATGGGCGAAGTTTTTTTTCTTGGGACCCTAGCCGAAATGGGTGGCAGTATTTTCGTTGAACGTCGACATCGTCAACGCGTCGATCAGGATCTTACTAGCATGACCGAAACTTTGCGCCACGGGTTCAATATTGTCATCTACCCGGAGGGCACTTCCACGGACGGACAAAAAATTCTGCCATTTAAAAAATCGCTATTGATGAGCGCCGTCGATGGTCAGCGAGAAATAGTTCCGGTGGCTTTGAAGTATGTTTCGATCGACGGCTTGCCCTTTAGTAAAGCAAATGCCGACAAGGTCTGCTGGTATGGGGACATGACTTTCGCAGATCATTGTCTTGGGCTATTGAAAAATAGGTCGGTGAAAGTCGAACTTCATTTTATGGATCCAATCTCAACTGAAGTTACAACTGGGACTGAACGTATTCGAACCGAGCTTGCCGAAAAGTCATGGAAGGCTATTCAAGATAAATACTTCGAGAACCGCCCCTTAGGCTTTGGCGAGCGGCGCGCACAGATGGCATTGGAACGTCAGTGATAGCTCCAATGTGCCTGGATTAAGGCTCTAGTTTTACCGTCGACAATGCTGTACCCGCCAAGGTTGTACTCAGATACCCAGAACGCAAAATCAGAAGTCCCGTCGCTATTCAAATCCGCGGTTTCAACCAGGGCAGAAGCTTTAGCTAGGTAAATCGGTTTTTGCTCGTTTGGGATGTAAAACCAGTGAGTTGGCGCTCCTTCACACCTATCGCCCTCTGTTTCACAGCTAACTTTTATGTTTATAGGTAGCTTGAGCTTCAAGCCAATCAGACGAGAACCGAGGGTTCCAGCAGTCGTTTTGTAGGCTTTCGAAAGCACGATATCTTTGTCCTCTATCAAGTACTTTTTGGGTTCCTCGCCGTCAGTGCTTCCATCATAGTTCGCCTGGGCGCCAAATATTTGCTTAAATGCGGCTTTCGCGGCAGGTGGACATTTGATCTTTGCGTCTGGTTTCCAGCGATCCGGATCGCTGACATTTGAATCGGTGGTCAATAGGTAAGGGCGTACCCGCGGTCCGTCAAATGCGCTGAACTGCGAATCAGGTTTTTGGACCGGAAGCTGAGGGTTCTTGCCTGCAGTCTGCTGTAGACCGAGATTTTTGAACAGCGTCACAGTTTTAACTGGGTTCACCGAAAGCTGAGTGCGAACTTTGCCGTCAAAGAACACGGTCCATTTTTTTGGTTCGGAAATAATATTTCGCTCTTGATTGAGTGCCTCAATGGAATCGGCATCGGGGAGTGCGGACTGCCACGTTCCGGATTTCAAAACGAAAACTCGTCTTGGGCCCTCACCCTCGAGGAAGCCGACATAGATTTCGGGCTGCGCCTTATCTTCAGCGCGAACTTCGATTGAAACGGAAAAAAGCGAAAAGCTGAGGATGGCACTGAGAAAAAACCGATCGCACGGCTGACTTTTCATTGGCACTCCAGCTGTCTTCTAAAAGCCAAAGCCGACGCTCGCGCGCATATACGGGCCGCTCAAGTCGACATTGATTTTGGAACCGCTGGCATTTGTGACTGCGACCCCTGCAGAATCTCGCAGCTCGCCGACTGGCGCATGCAAATAGCCAATTTCTGCGCCTAGGCTGAGTAGCGCCAGTTTGAAGCCCGCCTCGACGCCGGCAGTCGCTGTTAGCTGACTTTCGGTTTTGTAATTGGTTGTTGTGGCCCCGTTGTCGGATGAATATTTGAAATCGCTCGCAAAGCTGACGGTCGCAACCGGACCGAGATACATCACCGTGTCGATCAGTCGCTTGTTAACCAAAATCGAAGTTCGCTTCCAGTCTATTTCTGAACGCAATCCCCCGTCGGATTCTTTTCGACTAAACATTTCGTGTCGAACTCCTAGCCCGACTGGCATTAGCGGTACGTTTCCCATTACGTCGAAACTGATCGCCTGCATTTGCGAAATTTTCGGATTTCCGGGGAATTGGTCGTTAAGAGTG harbors:
- a CDS encoding 1-acyl-sn-glycerol-3-phosphate acyltransferase, coding for MGSHVDSRKSLLEKLAMAPRGGKIAAMILSYMAQASLGKTLIRDPHDRLRFYVDNVSKWCSRALATWNFEIEAIGLDKLDMKNKNYLFVSNHMSYLDVLIFSSKVPSVFVTSVDMGEVFFLGTLAEMGGSIFVERRHRQRVDQDLTSMTETLRHGFNIVIYPEGTSTDGQKILPFKKSLLMSAVDGQREIVPVALKYVSIDGLPFSKANADKVCWYGDMTFADHCLGLLKNRSVKVELHFMDPISTEVTTGTERIRTELAEKSWKAIQDKYFENRPLGFGERRAQMALERQ